The Calliphora vicina chromosome 3, idCalVici1.1, whole genome shotgun sequence genome contains a region encoding:
- the LOC135953831 gene encoding uncharacterized protein LOC135953831 — MTVTYTAEVATCKKFGCFIKLLGRWRGSIYKLIWMDLILFLTLYYCINLIYIHLLEDDSKRTFESIVYYCASYTSLIPLSFVLGFYVNLVMTRWWEQYITIPWPDSIAVFVSAHVHGQDEGSRVMRRTVMRYVCLCLTIVFTMISPCVKKRFPKMKHLVDAGLLLENEKKIIESMDSSFPKYPKHWMPIVWAASIITRARKEGRIRDDFAVKTIIDELNSFRGRCGTLMYYDFISIPLVYTQVVTIAVYSFFVCSLLAHQWTDSKKDTYEALDFYSPVFITLQFFFYMGWLKVAETLINPFGEDDDDFEVNWMIDRNLQVSYLIVDEMHHEHPELVKDQYWDEVYPNELPYESEAQREQPPEPSTAKYDLEEAPKRAVSKIPSPSNSAVMNGKPRVSVQAFQRFFVNSEEDATSIGTDVENSLQSVSDIENVEHITSYTHSDQDEFEYQFPNENVWTRSVLEPVTEKGEEISERMEEEEEMVNIEEEDYKIETQSSCESESGKKNSDSDPFEKLRIERQQQRFQRMNDYLDRHFGPNFRSATENLATPQTKSTSYEPVLLDSGEERILNDSENDENLLTPTISSDYTNLATPSLQYERDQEKYLIGLDSDEKLLTPKVSNTFFIPDTSAVALEIATNDENILQEENTDNTLDAKMSETKVLMESVENTASNIEVQTSISLTSTTARLRQDSNTKDDFSSSRIVTQTSILSSQCQAGKLLATAENILAERLQAPYSHESELFWKSKATSPLGSGRSVSTQSSLVDDWEMLSTGSASATGEYRVDIEESDNEQNTKTE, encoded by the exons atgacgGTTACTTATACAGCAGAAGTTGCTACTTGTAAAaaatttggttgttttataaaaCTGCTGGGCAG ATGGAGAGGCAGCATTTACAAACTAATTTGGATGGATTTAATACTTTTTCTAACACTATATTATTGCATTAATTTGATTTATATTCATCTTTTAGAAGATGATTCTAAAAG AACCTTTGAAAGTATTGTCTACTATTGTGCCAGTTACACAAGCCTTATTCCATTGTCTTTTGTGTTGGGTTTTTATGTCAATTTGGTGATGACACGCTGGTGGGAACAGTACATCACAATACCTTGGCCGGACTCCATAGCGGTATTTGTAAGCGCTCATGTGCACGGTCAAGATGAGGGCAGTCGTGTAATGCGCCGCACGGTCATGCGTTATGTCTGTTTGTGCCTCACCATTGTTTTCACCATGATATCGCCTTGTGTTAAGAAACGTTTTCCAAAAATGAAACATCTCGTCGATGCAGGACTATTGCtggaaaatgaaaagaaaattattgagtCAATGGACAGCTCGTTTCCTAAATATCCAAAACATTGGATGCCCATAGTCTGGGCGGCAAGTATCATAACAAGGGCCCGTAAAGAGGGGCGAATTCGTGACGATTTTGCAGTCAAAACCATAATTGATGAGCTGAATAGTTTCCGTGGTCGCTGTGGCACCTTGATGTACTATGATTTCATAAGCATTCCTTTGGTTTATACACAAGTAGTAACAATTGCAGTTTACTCATTCTTTGTGTGCAGTTTACTGGCTCATCAATGGACAGATAGTAAAAAGGATACCTATGAAGCATTGGATTTCTATTCTCCTGTATTCATTACGTTACAGTTTTTCTTCTATATGGGTTGGCTAAAGGTTGCGGAAACCTTAATTAATCCTTTTGGggaagatgatgatgattttgAG GTAAATTGGATGATTGATCGTAATTTACAAGTCTCATATCTCATAGTCGATGAAATGCATCACGAGCATCCTGAATTAGTAAAAGATCAATACTGGGATGAGGTTTATCCTAATGAATTGCCGTATGAAAGTGAAGCACAACGAGAGCAACCACCAGAACCTTCTACCGCCAAATATGATTTAGAAGAAGCGCCCAAGCGTGCTGTATCTAAAATACCATCTCCTTCG AATTCTGCTGTAATGAATGGCAAACCTCGAGTTTCAGTACAGGCTTTTCAGCGTTTCTTCGTCAATTCAGAGGAGGATGCAACAAGCATAGGAACAGATGTCGAAAACAGTTTGCAATCTGTATCAGATATTGAAAACGTAGAACATATTACTTCTTATACACACTCTGACCAAGATGAGTTTGAGTACCAATTTCCAAATGAAAATGTATGGACGAGATCTGTATTGGAGCCAGTAACAGAAAAGGGAGAAGAAATATCCGAAAGAAtggaagaagaagaagaaatgGTAAATATCGAGGAGGAAGATTACAAAATAGAAACACAATCATCTTGTGAAAGTGAAAGTGGTAAGAAGAAC TCTGATTCCGATCCATTTGAAAAACTTCGCATTGAACGGCAACAACAACGTTTCCAACGGATGAATGATTACTTGGACCGACATTTTGGTCCCAACTTTCGAAGTGCTACGGAGAATTTAGCAACGCCACAAACAAAATCCACATCCTATGAGCCAGTTTTATTGGATAGTGGGGAAGAGAGAATATTAAATGATTCTGAGAATGATGAAAATCTTTTAACACCTACAATTTCCTCTGATTATACAAATCTTGCCACTCCATCACTGCAATATGAAAGGGACCAAGAGAAATATCTGATTGGACTGGATAGTGATGAGAAACTACTAACACCTAAAGTATCTAACACATTCTTCATACCTGACACCTCTGCAGTAGCATTGGAAATTGCAACAAATgatgaaaatattttgcaagAGGAGAACACCGATAATACTTTAGATGCAAAAATGTCAGAAACCAAGGTCTTGATGGAATCAGTTGAAAACACGGCTTCTAATATTGAGGTCCAAACAAGTATTTCTCTAACATCTACAACAGCTAGATTAAGGCAAGATTCTAATACAAAAGATGACTTCAGCTCTTCAAGAATTGTTACACAAACATCTATTTTATCATCACAATGCCAAGCTGGGAAATTATTAGCTACAGCAGAAAATATACTAGCCGAACGCTTGCAGGCACCATATTCCCATGAATCTGAGCTTTTCTGGAAATCCAAAGCTACCTCTCCATTGGGTTCTGGCAGAAGTGTGTCTACACAATCATCGTTAGTAGATGATTGGGAAATGCTGTCTACAGGAAGCGCATCTGCTACTGGAGAATACCGAGTAGACATAGAAGAATCAGATAATGAACAGAATACTAAAACTgaataa
- the LOC135954810 gene encoding bestrophin-4-like, with product MTVSYTAEVAHCTWLGCFPKLLLRWRASIYKLIWVDVLAYIGFYYAINVTYRFLLNEDQKQMFEVFVKYCNSSSALIPLMFVLGFYVSIVIKRWWEQYMTLPWPDSTAVYVSSLIRGQDENGRKMRRTIMRYVCLSLTMVLTMISPRVKKRFPTLDHLVDVGLLVENEKVILKNMNEKFAKHPKHWMPIVWASSIVTRGRKEGRIRDDSSLKTLIDSLNSFRGMCMVLLFYDTISIPLVYTQVVTIAVYSYLLTSVFGHQWTGETDDEGLMNIVDYFFPFFTVLEYMFFMGWLKVAESLICPFGDDDDDFEVNWLIDRNLQVSYLIVDEMHNEHPELIKDQYWDEVFPANIPYETDGTVKIIPEEPPQHSTAELEKKTTTSRVPILQSITRFFTKHYGREETQSMIVPVNLNDTDSASNHIEISQEMPNTFSGQNLKATKSLNLIHISSDMTYAKDGYQPKSSEYDDDEEDEFEKLKKQRQQERMSRQNTKFALQDKIDDVGDLKSATSRISKASQDKKSKQSSSSKSSIANSSESKKSV from the exons ATGACAGTTTCGTATACCGCAGAAGTGGCACATTGTACTTGGTTAGGTTGTTTTCCAAAACTCTTGTTAAG ATGGCGAGCCAGCATTTACAAACTTATTTGGGTGGATGTTTTGGCTTATATTGGTTTTTATTATGCTATAAATGTTACTTATCGGTTTTTATTGAATGAGGACCAAAAGCA AATGTTTGAAGTATTTGTGAAATATTGCAATAGCAGTTCTGCCTTAATTCCTTTGATGTTTGTATTGGGCTTTTATGTATCGATAGTTATTAAGCGGTGGTGGGAACAGTATATGACCTTGCCTTGGCCGGATAGTACGGCTGTGTATGTTTCCTCTTTAATACGTGGCCAAGATGAAAATGGTCGCAAAATGCGTCGCACCATTATGCGTTATGTTTGCCTGAGTCTGACTATGGTTTTAACAATGATTTCACCGCGTGTCAAGAAACGTTTTCCTACTCTCGATCACTTAGTGGATGTGGGTTTGTTGGTTGAAAACGAAAAGgtcatattgaaaaatatgaatgagAAATTTGCCAAGCATCCCAAACATTGGATGCCTATAGTATGGGCCTCTAGTATAGTAACACGTGGCCGCAAAGAGGGACGCATACGAGATGATTCTTCGTTAAAGACTCTCATCGATTCCTTGAACTCGTTTCGGGGCATGTGCATGGTATTGTTATTTTATGATACGATTAGCATACCTTTGGTTTATACTCAGGTTGTTACCATAGCGGTGTATTCGTATTTGTTGACTTCGGTATTTGGTCATCAGTGGACAGGTGAGACCGATGATGAGGGTCTTATGAATATTGTGGACTATTTCTTTCCCTTCTTTACGGTATTGgaatatatgttttttatgggATGGCTTAAAGTAGCCGAATCATTAATATGCCCCTTtggtgatgacgatgatgatttTGAG GTAAATTGGTTAATTGATCGCAATTTGCAAGTTTCCTATCTAATTGTGGATGAAATGCATAATGAACATCCTGAATTAATAAAGGATCAATACTGGGATGAAGTATTTCCAGCTAACATACCGTACGAAACCGATGGCACAGTAAAAATAATTCCAGAAGAACCACCACAACATTCTACAGCGGAACTGGAGAAAAAGACGACTACTTCCAGAGTACcaattttg CAATCTATTACCAGATTTTTTACCAAACATTATGGAAGAGAGGAAACGCAGAGCATGATAGTGCCCGTTAATTTAAATGACACAGACTCGGCTTCAAATCATATCGAAATATCACAAGAAATGCCCAACACATTTAGTGGTCAAAATCTAAAGGCAACCAAGTCATTAAATTTGATTCATATAAGTAGTGACATGACTTATGCCAAGGATGGCTATCAGCCCAAGTCAAGCgaatatgatgatgatgaagaagatgagtttgaaaaactaaagaaacaaCGACAACAAGAACGCATGTCGCGACAAAATACCAAATTTGCTCTGCAAGACAAAATTGATGATGTTGGTGATCTGAAAAGTGCAACATCTAGAATTTCTAAAGCATCACAGGATAAAAAGTCCAAACAGAGCTCGTCTTCAAAATCATCTATTGCAAATAGTAGTGAATCTAAGAAgagcgtttaa